TAATTAACACATTTGATTCAAGTTTTATCATTGAAAATGAGCAAGATAATTTTGAAATAAAAATTGAAAAAGGGGACAATATTAATATTTCAAACCAAACAAATTTTAAAAATAGTATTCTGTATCCTTACAATCCTGATACTTTTTATTTTAATAACATTAATAAACAAACAAAGTCCATCTTAGATGATTATTTTTTAAAGCTATCACAAGTTTTTTGTTTTGCATATTTGTTTAATTTTTTAGAAATAAAAGGAGATAGTATTGATTTCTCAATTACAGGAAAGAGTTTATCCAAAATTTTGTGTTTTTGAAAAATAATTTCAAAATTCATAGGTTAAAATAATATAGATTATAACCTGTTTGGAAAACAAATATACAATTGATTGTAAATTTGGCCCCATTTAAATCGTGTTTTCTTCCATTTTTTGCTGATGCTTTGAGCTGCTAAATATATGGATTTCAGTGCTGCATCATCATGAGGAAAGACTTTTTTGTTGCGTGTATATTTTCTTAAACTGGCATTAAAACTCTCAATGATATTGGTAGTATATATAAGTTTTCTAATCTCTTTTGGGTAGTTTAAAAACGCGGTCAAATTATCCCAATTGTTTTCCCAAGACTGTACGGCAGAGAGGTATTTATCTTCCCAATTTTGTTTAAAGACTTCGAAAGCCTGCTGCATTCAAGGTTCTAACGCAACAAACGTTGCTTTTTTTTGTATGAGTCTAAGCTACAATTTTTAGTTCTTTTATCATAACTTCATTAGGGGTTTTAAATCCAATAATTTTACGAGGTCTATTGTTTAATTTTTCTTGAATTTCGATGAATGTATTTAAGTCAATTTTGTTAAAATCTGTTCCTTTTGGGAGGTACCTTCTGATGAGTCCGTTAGTGTTTTCATTGGTACCTCTTTCCCAAGAAGAATAGGGGTGTGCAAAGTAAATTTTCATACCTGTTTTCTTGGTAATTGTTTCGTGTCTTGCCATTTCAATTCCATTATCGTAGGTCATAGATTTTTTGAATATGGGATCTAGTTTGTTAAGTTCTTTAGAAAACATTTTAGCAATTTCCTTAGAGTTCCTGGCTTTTAGTTTGATAATTAATGTATATCTAGATTTGCGTTCTACGATAGTTCCAATAGCCGATTTTTGATCCTTCCCAATCATTAAATCTCCTTCCCAGTGTCCGATTTCATTTCTTAGGTTAATATGCTCGGGCCTTAGGTCTATACTGACTTGGTTTAATATTTTAGATCCTGTTCTGCGTCTTTTTTTAGAGGGTCTACGTCTTGTTTTTTTGCGTACGAGGAGTTTAATTAGTTTTTTATTTAAACTAGCTTGAGGCTTTGCATATATGTACCTATAAATTGATTCGTGAGAAATAGACATTATAGGATCATTTGGGAATTCTTCTTTTAGTCTTCCAGCAATTTGTTCAGGAGTCCATTGTGATAATAAGCCCCTATAGACATAAATTCGAAGTCTAGGGTACTTAGATATTTTATCAATATTTCTTTTGTTTAGGTAATCATCTTTGGCGCACCAATGAGCTAGTTCTGCTGAGTATTTATCTCTATCTGTTTGCACCCATTTATTAACTTCTCTTGTAACCGTAGATCGAGCTCTGTTAATGGTTATAGCGATGTATGATTTATTCTTTTTTTCAGTTAAAAGAGTCTCAATCTGTATTCTTTCTTTAAGGGTAAGTCTACCTGTTTTTTTTCGTACCATAATTACAAATCTATTAATTTAGATTTGTTGCGTTAAGTTCTTGAATACGGACCTCTAAAGCGAATTTCTCATTATCGGCTTGATAAATAGCTTTAATATCGACCATTATTGATTTACGGTCCTTATAGCTCACATATTTTAAAGAGTTTCTAATTTGATGTACGATACATATTTGACGTATACTACCTGGAAAAATAGCTTCTACAGCTTTATCTAATCCAGAGAGGTTATCCGAACACAGAAAGAAGATATCTTTTACGCCTCTAGAGCGCAGATCGTCTAAAATGGACATCCAAGCAGCTGCCTTTTCTGTCTCCACAATACTCATGCTCAAAATATCTTGTTGCCCTTCGGTATTCACCCCTAAAACTATCATACAGGCTTTAGATATTACCTTGCCTTCTTGACGTATTTTATAATGAATAGCATCTATCCAGACAATGGGATATACGTCTTCTAAAGGTCTATTCTGCCATTGTTTGATGTCTTCCAATAATTGATTGGTGATAATGGATACCTGTGATGTGGAATACTGCACTCCATAGGTACTTTCAATAAAATCAATAATATCGCTATTGCTCATACCTTTGGCGTAAAGCAGTTGAATACAATCTTCTAATTCTTGACTAATCGATTGATGTTTGGGGACAATAACAGGCTCAAAGCTCGCTTGACGATCTCTGGGGATTTTGATGCGTTGTTCGCCGTTATGAGTCTTGATAGTTTTCTCTGAGAAACCATTGCGCTGGTTGTTCTCAATTACAGAACCTCCTTTTTGAAACCCTAAGTGGGCAGTCATTTCTGCTTTTAAAAGTGATTCAATACCACGTTTAAGCAACTGTTCCTTGACCTGGTCAAAGTCCTCCTTGTTGCTGATTTTGCCGATCAAGGCGTCTAATTGTTTTTCTAAGTCTGAGTTCATAAAATAAAAATTTAAAAGTAAATTTTTTGCCTATGAATTTCAAAATCATTTTTAAACTAACTAACAGCAAAAACACAAAATAGTTTACAGTCCCACAGGAAATATTACGTATAAGTACAGTTTAGAATTCAAAAATATTAATGTAACAAGTTTAGAGCATTATCATAAAATTTATAAATGGGTATATTCTGAAAAAAATAAGATTGAAGACAAAGTCTCCATTTCAAGAAATATTTTGACATCCTATATTACCTCTAATTCTCTCGAAATAGATAGTTCTGTTTTTAATTCTATTTTATCCTCTAATCAGATTTATATAAAAGGAAATATTTCAAAATATTTTGAGGTTAGAAATAAAATAATTGAGCAAATAGAACAAACAATAAATATTGTAAATAAATCAATAGAGTCTTTTGTGACAAACTTTCAAAAAAGCTCTTTCGTTTTTATATCCTTTTTTTTGAGTGTTTTTATTTTTAAAGTAGTTAATAAAACAGCTCTTAATAAAATTTTTTCAAAAGAAACTTCACTTATAGGTATAGGTTTTATTGTTATATCGTTTTTATATTTAATTGCCTCAAGAGTTATTATTCGAATGGAAAGTAAAAGACTTGAAAAAAGATATAATAATGTAAAAACGAGATATGAGGATGTCTTGGTAAAAGAAGATATTGAAAAAATCTTAAATGAGGATTTTGAATTTGAAAGTGAAAAAAAGCATTTAAATGAAAGAGTTTATGTTTATACAATTATTTGGATACTTTCATTACTTGTTTTTACAATTACCTTATTTTTAGCTTCTGAATATTTAGAGATCCTACCAATTAAGGAATAGCCATCATGCGGGAGGCATTTAATATTGAAGCTTTTGATAAGAATACTGGAGATAAACGGAAGTAACTCGAGGATCTTCCTTTAATAAACAATGCATTGAGTTTTTAAATCAACTCTTTAATAACCCCATTAAAATAGCTAAAGCCATAGCCTTGGTATTTTTGTTTCTAAGGAAATAAGCCGCTTCTTCATCATGGGTTATAAAACCAATCTCCAGGAGAACAGCAGTGCAAAAGGGTGTTGTTTCTCTAAGCACTTGAAAATTACTGTATTTTACACCACGATTTTTAAAACCTAAGTTGTGATTAACTTCTTTTAATAAGGATGAAGCCAGGTTCATGGAATAATTCCCATTCACAGAAGCCTTTTCCCAAACATAAGCTTCCATTCCGTAAGCAAAATTAAGAGCAGCATTGCAATGTAGAGATAAAAAGATATCAGCCTTTAATTTTTTAGGACACTATCCCGTAAAGTGTGTAAGTTATAAATCGAGGGTTTAGCTTTTTTAAAGTTGAACCCTTTTTTCAAATATAGTTAAAAACTGGTTTAAAATAATGCCCCAGTTCCTAATAGGCATCGACCATTTTTTGGTAGCCTCTCTAAGGGCTAAAAAAGTGGACTTCATAACAGCCTCATCTGTTGGGAATGAGAGCTTGTTTTTAGTGTACTTTCTGATTTTTCCATTAAGGTTTTCAATAAGGTTGGTAGTGTAAATGATTTTTCTAATTTCAACAGGAAATTCATAAAAAGCAGTAAGCTCATCCCAGTTGTCTCTCCAGCTTTTAATAGCATAAGAGTACTTGTGTTCCCATTTCTGAGCAAAGTCCTCTAAAGCAGCTTTTGCTGCGTTTTTGGTGGGTGCATCATAGATATTTTTCATGTCTTTTGTAAATTCCTTCTTGTCTTTCCAAACAACATAGCGACAAGCGTTACGAATCTGATGTACCACGCAAATTTGGGTTTTAGATTCAGGAAAAACATTTTTAATGGTGTCGGTGAAACCGTTAAGATTATCTGTGGCCGTGATAAGCAAATCCTGAACGCCTCTGGCTTTCATATCGGTTAGTACACTCATCCAAAAGGCTGCCGATTCATTCTTACCCAGCCAAAGTCCTAAGACTTCCTTTTTACCATCTCTACGGAGTCCTACGGCGATGTACATGGTTTTGTTAATGACTTTAGAGTTCTCCCGAACCTTAAATACAATACCATCCATCCAAGTAATTAAATATACGGGCTCCAGGGGTCTGTTTTGCCAAGCAATAATATCATTGGTAACTTTATCTGTGATACGTGATATGGTAGATGTAGATACATCAAAATCGTAAACTTCTCGGATTTGCTCTTCAATATCAGAATTACTCATACCCTTGGCATAAAGGCTGATAATGACGTTTTCTATGCCGTCAACCATGTTTGTGCGTTTAGGAACCAGCATAGGGGTAAAAGAAGCTTCTCGGTCTCTGGGAACTTTAATATTAGTCTCTCCTAAAGCTGTTTTTATCCTTTTAGATCCATAGCCGTTACGGGTATTGCTATTATTGGATTGCTGATGTTTCTCATAGTCTAAATGAGCGTCAAGTTCTCCTTCTAGCATCTTTTCAATACCTCGCTTTTGGATGGATTTTAGAAAAGAGGTTAGTTCGTCTCCTGTTTTGAACTGTTTTAAAAAATCGTCGTTTAGAAAATCTTCTTTCTTCATAAGTGTGTAAATTTTAAAATTAAACAAAAAATATCGAGGGTTGCAACCCTCGATATTTTTTGTTTACACACTTTATGAGATACTGCCTTTTTTAGAGAATTGACTTCTGTCTTTTAATGCGATTAAAGTGTCGTTGTGTCGTGTGAGGTGTATCTCAAACCGACTATCAAATACACTTTTATTTAGCAGTACAATCTCTTTAGCCAAATTCAAAACCACATCTTTCTCTCTAACATTAAAAACACCAAGAGAGCCAGGGTCAATTCCACCATGACCAGGGTCAATTACAATGATTTTTTTAGGAGCTATGATTTGACTAAAACACAGATAAGTTTTTAGTATCACTAGAAGAAAAATGACGTTTTGGAGCCTGTTTTTGAAAGTTGCTTTCATGTTTTTTTGATTTTTTAGAAGGAAAAGTCATAAAGATTGGAGCTATTTGGTTGCAATTAAAATCAAACACTTTTAAAAAATATTTTTCACATAAAATACTGTAAATCAGTATTTTAAAAACAAATATATTGTAATTTTCATAAAGATAAATCAGTACTAATTTAAAACCTTTTTAACATGAAAAAATCAATGTATCTCACGTTTTTATTCGCACTAATTTCCGAGGTGTTATTTGCACAAATTGGAGGTATCGAAGATTCAGTAAATGATGTTTCGGATACCATTCGATCTATTTTTCCAATCATTTTAGGAGTTATTTTTCTAATAGGCTTCCTGTTTAATGCTGGACACTTCTTCGGAGAAAATGCCGATTTGAAAAAGGGGATAACCCGTGTGTTAGTCTTTGTTCTTATAGCAGGGGCAGTAGTGGGAATCTTTACCTATTTAATTGGGATTGTAGTTTAATTCAGCAACCATCATGCTTATGAAAACCTATGAGGTA
This genomic interval from Tamlana carrageenivorans contains the following:
- a CDS encoding IS30 family transposase, whose product is MVRKKTGRLTLKERIQIETLLTEKKNKSYIAITINRARSTVTREVNKWVQTDRDKYSAELAHWCAKDDYLNKRNIDKISKYPRLRIYVYRGLLSQWTPEQIAGRLKEEFPNDPIMSISHESIYRYIYAKPQASLNKKLIKLLVRKKTRRRPSKKRRRTGSKILNQVSIDLRPEHINLRNEIGHWEGDLMIGKDQKSAIGTIVERKSRYTLIIKLKARNSKEIAKMFSKELNKLDPIFKKSMTYDNGIEMARHETITKKTGMKIYFAHPYSSWERGTNENTNGLIRRYLPKGTDFNKIDLNTFIEIQEKLNNRPRKIIGFKTPNEVMIKELKIVA
- a CDS encoding IS256 family transposase, with the translated sequence MKKEDFLNDDFLKQFKTGDELTSFLKSIQKRGIEKMLEGELDAHLDYEKHQQSNNSNTRNGYGSKRIKTALGETNIKVPRDREASFTPMLVPKRTNMVDGIENVIISLYAKGMSNSDIEEQIREVYDFDVSTSTISRITDKVTNDIIAWQNRPLEPVYLITWMDGIVFKVRENSKVINKTMYIAVGLRRDGKKEVLGLWLGKNESAAFWMSVLTDMKARGVQDLLITATDNLNGFTDTIKNVFPESKTQICVVHQIRNACRYVVWKDKKEFTKDMKNIYDAPTKNAAKAALEDFAQKWEHKYSYAIKSWRDNWDELTAFYEFPVEIRKIIYTTNLIENLNGKIRKYTKNKLSFPTDEAVMKSTFLALREATKKWSMPIRNWGIILNQFLTIFEKRVQL
- a CDS encoding N-acetylmuramoyl-L-alanine amidase family protein, with translation MKATFKNRLQNVIFLLVILKTYLCFSQIIAPKKIIVIDPGHGGIDPGSLGVFNVREKDVVLNLAKEIVLLNKSVFDSRFEIHLTRHNDTLIALKDRSQFSKKGSIS